TGCCGCCGGCCACGAACGTGGCTCCGCTAATGGGGTGGGGATCGATCACCACGATTTCCCGTGGGTCGACACCCGCATCCACCAGCTCGAATGCGGTGCTAAGCCCGATGATTCCCGCGCCAATGATGGCGTGCTCGGCATTATTCATGTGAACCTGTGGCTGCATTCGCGCGGTCGAAAGCTCGGACAACCGTGGTCGCCAGCGCCGCCGGATCGTCGGAGTCCATAAATGCGCGCACAATCGCGACACCAGCCACACCGGTTTCCGCCAGCGCTTCGGCGTCGGTGGCTTGCACATCACCAATCGCCACCACCGGAACGGCCGAAGCCGCGACGAGCGGGGGATAGCCTTCCAATCCCAGCGGGGCTCGACCAGAGGATTTCGTGGGCGTGGGGCGGAACGGACCCGCACCGATGTAGTCGATCACATCGGCGTACTCGTTAGCACCCTGCACGAGCTCGAGGGTGCCGGTGGTCAACCCGATGATCGCATCCTCGCCAAGAATCTGCCGTGCCAGGCGCGGATCCAGGTCGTCCTGGCCGATGTGTACGCCGTGGATATTGTGCTTACACATTAGCGCGGCGGCCACGTCGACTCGGTCATCGATAAGCACCCGCGTTGCTGAATTGGCCTCTTCGACCGCCGCCGCCACGTCGATAGCAAGCGCGGTCAGATCGCGCACGCTAATGGGCTTACTGCGAACTTGAATCACGCCCGCGCCACCGGCTGCTGCCGCTGCGGCAACCTGTACGACCTTCTCCTGCGGTGCGCCCGTCACGTGGTAGCACCGCAGGTCCAGCTGGTTAGCGCTCACTGTACGCCGCTGCTTCCTTCTGCAGGTCCTCAGAAACTTCCTTGGCCTCGTCCCGGTTTAGGTAGAGCTTGGATCCTGCACGACGGAACTCCTCGGCCATTTCTTCTTCGCCCTCGGCATTAGTGAAGTGCTCTTCGTCCACACTCTGGCGGCCGAAGCCCGGCAAGCCGAGGTCCTTGACTAGCGATTGCTTTTGGTCGGTGGCCAGAGCCTCGTCGATCTTCTCGCCGAACGCGTCGCGGATATCCTGGCTGATGCGCATGGAGCAGAACTTCGGTCCGCACATCGAGCAGAAGTGGGCGGTCTTCGCCGGCTCCGCGGGCAGGGTTTCGTCGTGGTAGGACTGGGCGGTATCCGGGTCCAGGGACAGGGCGAACTGGTCGTGCCAACGGAATTCGAAGCGCGCCTTGCTCATCGCATCGTCCCACT
This is a stretch of genomic DNA from Corynebacterium accolens. It encodes these proteins:
- a CDS encoding thiamine phosphate synthase, with product MSANQLDLRCYHVTGAPQEKVVQVAAAAAAGGAGVIQVRSKPISVRDLTALAIDVAAAVEEANSATRVLIDDRVDVAAALMCKHNIHGVHIGQDDLDPRLARQILGEDAIIGLTTGTLELVQGANEYADVIDYIGAGPFRPTPTKSSGRAPLGLEGYPPLVAASAVPVVAIGDVQATDAEALAETGVAGVAIVRAFMDSDDPAALATTVVRAFDRANAATGSHE